The following coding sequences lie in one bacterium genomic window:
- a CDS encoding GTP cyclohydrolase I FolE2, translating into MSAIEDTQGRDDFRKMPIQRVGIKNLKYPLTFINAAGRRIPTVAMWDLAVDLPHDKKGTHMSRFGEILNAWQDGLSIESMPYFMNMMRERLHADRAFARVTFAYFIEKEAPVTLTKSFMDYTVALDATCVHDKMTLSLEVQVPVTTLCPCSKSISEYGAHNQRSLVTVKAECETDNFLSIEELVYSVETCASSELYVVLKREDEKYVTERAYDHPAFVEDLVRDIAIKLSQDARIVRYRVDVTNLESIHNHDAYAVIESQSVSSVLSDNGAKHHASPEQHS; encoded by the coding sequence ATGTCCGCTATCGAAGATACGCAAGGTCGAGACGATTTTCGTAAAATGCCCATTCAACGGGTCGGCATAAAAAATCTCAAATATCCTCTGACTTTTATCAATGCCGCAGGTCGACGCATTCCTACCGTTGCCATGTGGGATTTGGCTGTTGATTTGCCCCACGATAAAAAAGGTACGCACATGAGTCGTTTCGGTGAAATCCTCAATGCCTGGCAGGACGGATTATCCATCGAAAGCATGCCTTATTTCATGAATATGATGCGTGAACGGTTGCACGCGGATCGCGCTTTTGCAAGAGTGACTTTTGCTTATTTTATCGAAAAAGAAGCGCCGGTCACACTCACCAAAAGTTTCATGGATTATACCGTTGCGCTCGACGCGACCTGTGTTCACGATAAAATGACGTTGTCCTTGGAAGTACAGGTGCCGGTCACCACGTTGTGTCCTTGTTCCAAGTCTATTTCCGAATACGGTGCGCACAATCAGCGCAGCCTTGTAACCGTAAAAGCCGAGTGTGAAACGGATAATTTTCTCAGTATCGAAGAATTGGTTTATTCTGTTGAAACATGTGCCAGCAGCGAGCTCTATGTCGTACTCAAACGCGAAGACGAAAAATACGTAACCGAACGCGCATACGATCATCCGGCATTTGTCGAAGACCTGGTACGCGACATCGCCATCAAACTCTCGCAAGATGCACGTATCGTGCGTTACCGTGTAGATGTGACCAATTTAGAAAGTATTCATAATCATGACGCTTATGCCGTGATCGAATCCCAAAGCGTTTCATCGGTACTATCTGATAACGGGGCCAAGCATCATGCATCGCCCGAACAACATTCCTAA
- a CDS encoding radical SAM protein: protein MFLHATTIYGPLTTRRLGTSLGINLLPVGRKVCNFECVYCECGWTDTSVKDVIPTLEEFTEALESKLSALRQQNQNIDHITFAGNGEPTLHPNFSAIIDTTRKKREKYFPNARIAVLTNATRVHKTEIFDTLKKTDDPILKLDAGTETMFQRIDIPDKGISLDGITETLKKFNGNLIIQTLFLRGEHQNTVIDNTTPEEVHAWLRRIEMIKPRKVMIYPIDRDTPVKTLEKISATELEKIAAQIRTLGITAEVFG, encoded by the coding sequence ATGTTTTTACACGCCACTACAATATATGGACCGCTTACCACGCGCCGATTGGGCACATCGCTGGGGATCAATCTGCTTCCGGTTGGACGTAAAGTGTGTAATTTTGAATGTGTGTATTGCGAATGCGGATGGACCGATACCTCCGTCAAAGATGTGATCCCGACGTTGGAAGAGTTTACCGAGGCACTCGAGTCCAAACTATCGGCATTACGACAACAAAATCAGAACATTGACCACATTACTTTTGCCGGCAACGGCGAACCGACTTTACACCCGAATTTTTCAGCCATTATTGACACCACCCGTAAAAAACGTGAGAAATACTTTCCGAATGCCCGTATTGCTGTTTTAACCAATGCAACGCGTGTTCACAAAACTGAAATATTCGATACCCTCAAAAAAACCGACGACCCCATTCTCAAATTGGATGCCGGAACAGAAACTATGTTTCAGCGGATTGATATACCGGATAAAGGAATTTCGCTGGACGGTATAACGGAAACTCTTAAAAAATTTAATGGCAACCTAATCATTCAGACCCTATTTTTACGCGGCGAACACCAAAACACGGTGATTGATAATACTACGCCGGAAGAAGTTCACGCATGGCTTCGTCGCATCGAAATGATAAAACCGCGAAAAGTAATGATATATCCGATTGATCGTGATACCCCGGTTAAAACACTCGAAAAAATAAGCGCAACCGAATTAGAAAAAATAGCTGCTCAAATCCGTACGCTCGGTATCACCGCCGAGGTATTTGGTTAG